From the Hordeum vulgare subsp. vulgare chromosome 1H, MorexV3_pseudomolecules_assembly, whole genome shotgun sequence genome, the window GCTAGAAGGATGGTTTTGATTTTCACATGGATAGAGATTGGACAGGGGAAGGGACGTTAGAATATTTTCTATCTgagaagagagatagagagagataaaATAGGGAGATAGATGTAGTAAACTTAGATCCAATCTCTTTGGCATCTACGGGAGGAGGGCTCCTTTTTTTATCTCTTGTGGTATCCACCGGATAAAATCTTTTTATTGAACTGCCTTTTAAGATTTCTAAGGCTCTAATTTCTTTATTAATGTGAGAATTTATATGTgttaatctacaccgtaataaatcggtcccaccagattaacggctctAATTTTCTAATTAACGTGGGAATTTGTTGGCAGTCTCTAATTAGTTTAGCTATAGatagtgtaaaccttttaagtacgatagtgttgaactgctactgcacttttaagtatgatggtggtgtgctgatgaaattttgtgcatgctcatgaatgaaagataaaattatttatttttgtgcttgctcatggatgctccttagttggtgtatataacaacctaaattaacccctaaagcAGCCCCTTTCAAAAACAAAACCTCAGCTTcggccaggtgctgacgcgtggatgccttttggtcccggttggtgtcaccaaccgggactaaaggcccccctgcctggcctggccgcagcggaCACGTGGATGCCCATCTAtcccggttggtgtaagaaccgggactaaaggccgagggcattagtaacgaccttttagtcccggttccaaaaccgggacagaagaccCTTATGAACCGGGGCAAAATGCTCTTTTTCTGCTAGTGACATTCAAATAAAGATTCAATAACATATCTTCAAGATATTTGCAATTAATGTAATGTTGTAGCCTATAGATGTGCATTAATATATGCATTCATTTCTTTGATGCAGTACCATATCTTCAAAGATATATCATATACAACTAATGTATGCATAACATGCGGATGTGGAGTCAATGTACGTATTCATTGTTTGATGTTATTTCATATCTTCAATGTATATCCTGTAGATATAGAGTACAAATCCATTTCTTTGATTAGAACCATACCTTCAAGATACATTATATATACAACTATTGTTATAACATGTCAATAATGTACACATTcattgttttatgctatttccTTTCTTCAAGGTATAGACCATATATATAGAGTTAATGTACAAATTCACTTCTTTGATGTAGTACCATATCTACAAGATATATCATATATACAACTATTGTATGTATAACGTGTCGATGTGGAGTTAATGTACACATTCATGTCTTGATATTATTTCGTATCTTCAAGGTATAGCATGTAGATATAGAGTTAGTTTACACATTCATTTCTTTGATGTAGTACCTTATGTTCAAGATATATCATATATATAACTATTGTATTTATACCTTGTCGGTGTGGATTTAACATACACATTCATCGTTTGATGCACTATGGTATCTTCAAGAAATATAACTAATGTATTATTTAGCCCATAGTTGTGCAATTAGTACGTCCGTATCATCAAGATATACTACTAATTTATACGCCCGTATCATCATCTCAAACAAGGCTATATAAACCAAGTCATAGCTAAGGAAGTCATCTACCCCACACATTCACAAAGAAGCCACACAAATCCTACATTGTACGATTCTAACATGAAAGGGATAGAGAAGGCTCTAGTGCAGCAGACACAAAAGCCATAGCCATGGCGAAACTCATGTGCTTATGTTTCATCATCCTCACTATTGCGGTAGTCGTGTCAGCTGACGGATGCGATGGTGATCGACAAGACATGATCAGGGAGTGTGGTAAGTATCAGAAACTCCCAGCAGAGTCGAAGCTAGCTCCATCAGATGGATGCTGCGTCGTGTGGGAGAAGGCGAACATCCCATGCCTTTGCGTTGGTGTCACCAAGGAGAAAGAGAAGATATCGTGTATGGAGAAGGTTGGCTACGTTGCCAATTTCTGCAAGAAGTCATTCCCACATGGCTACAAGCGTGGAAGTAAGTGAAATATACTAAGTGAATTATGATAATGGGCATTGCATACATGCACTTTTTGTATTATTCTTTCTTCGTATTGACACGGCCTTGATTTTAGTTTTGCATTTTATATGATTGTTGTGCTTTTCTCATCATATGGTATGTCAAATTGAATGGTCTTGCAGGTTACACATTCCCTCCTCTAGCGTAGTGACTAATTTATCAGCGGGAGAAGCGTCGGCTTTTATATTCATGTTGCTGTCCTCATAAGAACTTTCCTTTGAGATATGTAATTTGTGAGGTTGTGCTAAAATAGTTTTATGTTAAGCATTGTATGAGAACATTTTATAACTAATAAAGTATTCTCCTCAAATGGTATAAATTATGTTTGCTCAAATAGTTATTTTTTGGTTCTAATTACGACTTGTGGTAGCTGAAGGATATTAGAAAATTTGGTATAGTTAAAGAAACAACTTTTATGCGCTTTTTATATCCAAAGTCAATGGGTTCATTTATGCCCGAGCTCAACTAATTTTTTGCCTTAGTAACTTGCATTCCTGACTGATGCAAAGCTCCAAATACAACTTAATTTGCTAAATGTGATGAGAtggagggggagaggaagagaaagacaAGTGGCATATTCAGTTAGTTGTATGATTTCATCCACAAATCTAGGGTAATTCGATTGTACGGGTGTACTTGGATTTTGTCATGCCTGTAATGTCTGTTTTTTCgattatatagatcacaatgttttAGTCATATGACACATCTTCTAAATGAATTGGTGAAATTTTTAATAACTTTTGAAAGATGAAACAACTCGCACACAAATTTGTAATATTAACACGGTTGGTCACATCGTTGGAGTGTGACTTAACCCTATTTCGAGATCGCAATGGTAAAAGTGGCTTAACTAGCAACTAGGCGTATCCCCAAGAATCCAATATTGAAGTGGCTTGACTGGCAATGGGAGCACGGATGATAATGGAAGCTGGTAGCGACTCACTGACATATGTGATCGACCCAAGAACTCGAAGAGATCGAATTCCTCAAGGTTGTGGTGGCATTGGGAGCAAAACTAGCTCTCGACCTGagcagctcctcgtgatgtcccggATCCCATTCtatactccgaacaactttcggaatTTCCACTGTTAATATCTCAACATTACCCTAGTgttaccgaacgttaagtgtgcgaccctacgggttcgagaaccatgtagacatgactgagacacctctctgatcaataaccaatagttggACTTGGATGCCAATACTAGTTCCTACATATTCaacgaagatcttcatcggttgaaccacgatgtcaaggattcagttaatcccctatgcaattccctttgactAGCGATATGTTACTTGTGTGAGATACGATCGTCTGTAtcttatacctagttcaatctcattaccggcaagtctctttactcgttctgtaatacaagatcccgtgactaagtcattagtcacatttcttgcaagcttcctgtcatgttgtattaccgagagggtccACACGTACATGTAGAGTATGTTTATGATCACCACGTGGGctagcactactagggaaaaccctagaagtagcgctggttttacccGTAGTAGTAGCGATGGGGCGAGCGTTGTAGCTaactcttagcagtagcgctagattGAAAGCGCTACTAGCATCTATGTTAGAAGTAGCGCTGGAATAAgtagagcgctactgctaagctaACGCTACTGTTAATattgcagcgctactgctaatattcctgcttttaatatttaatttgTGTCGTATTTATGTGCCCCCTACGTATTTttgcatgctctatacagtggtttcatcatatcataataaacaagcataatttgcatcacatcatacacataaaatactccctccgttccaaaattattgtcttatatttgtttagatacaaatgtatctagtcaaatttagtatttagatacatccatttctagacaaagctaagacaagaattttgggacggagggagtatcttgtCATATAACACATCATCgtcttacgtactcatctaacaactcatcatcatcctaatcatataccaagttatcatatgatacacataaattaaaacagagaaacatcataatagtcatcatctgcatgcatcctaatcgatcatgtcaacttAATATAAACCagttaacttgtctctcataagacctagtcctcgctcttt encodes:
- the LOC123406024 gene encoding uncharacterized protein LOC123406024, with the translated sequence MAKLMCLCFIILTIAVVVSADGCDGDRQDMIRECGKYQKLPAESKLAPSDGCCVVWEKANIPCLCVGVTKEKEKISCMEKVGYVANFCKKSFPHGYKRGSYTFPPLA